The Pan paniscus chromosome 15, NHGRI_mPanPan1-v2.0_pri, whole genome shotgun sequence genome includes a window with the following:
- the LOC100981981 gene encoding upstream-binding factor 1-like protein 1: MESWPQYSQMYPGMRSQELTKILSKKYKELPEQMKQKYTQDFQKAKQEFEEKLARFNEEHPDLVQKAKKSGVSKRTQNKVQKKVQKNIEEVRSLPKTDRFFKKVKFHGEPQKPPMNGYHKFHQDSWSSKELQHLSVRERMVEIGRRWQRIPQSQKDHFKSQAEELQKQYKVKLDLWLKTLSPENYAAYKESTYAKDKNMAMTGGPDPRLKQADPQSSSTKGLQEGFGEGQGLQAAGTDSSQTIWVNCHVSMEPEENRKKDGEEEESSNSSDCSSGEEMEVDV, from the coding sequence ATGGAGAGTTGGCCCCAGTACTCCCAAATGTACCCTGGGATGAGAAGCCAGGAACTGACCAAAATCCTGTCAAAGAAATACAAGGAACTCCCAGAGCAGATGAAACAGAAATATACTCAGGATTTCCAGAAGGCAAAGCAAGAATTTGAGGAAAAACTTGCTCGATTCAATGAAGAACACCCTGATTTAGTCCAGAAGGCCAAGAAATCTGGTGTCTCCAAGAGGACTCAAAACAAAGTGCAAAAGAAGGTTcagaaaaatattgaagaagTGAGGTCTCTTCCAAAAACGGATCGATTTTTCAAGAAGGTAAAATTTCATGGAGAGCCTCAGAAACCCCCCATGAATGGATACCACAAGTTTCACCAAGATTCCTGGTCAAGTAAAGAGCTGCAACATTTGTCAGTGAGGGAGCGCATGGTAGAGATTGGCAGACGTTGGCAGCGCATCCCGCAGAGCCAGAAGGATCATTTTAAGAGCCAGGCTGAGGAGCTGCAGAAGCAATACAAGGTGAAATTGGATCTCTGGCTCAAGACTTTGTCACCTGAAAATTATGCTGCATACAAAGAATCGACCTATGCTAAGGATAAGAATATGGCCATGACAGGAGGCCCGGACCCCAGGTTGAAACAAGCAGATCCGCAGTCCTCATCAACAAAGGGTCTGCAAGAAGGATTTGGGGAGGGGCAAGGGCTCCAGGCTGCAGGAACAGATTCATCACAGACTATTTGGGTAAACTGTCATGTCTCCATGGAACCAGAAGAGAACAGGAAGAaagatggagaagaggaagaaagcagtAACTCTTCAGACTGCAGCAGTGGAGAAGAAATGGAAGTTGATGTCTGA